One window from the genome of Streptomyces sp. NBC_01476 encodes:
- a CDS encoding caspase, EACC1-associated type → MAPPGPPHRPTALSSTGSRALIVGSGRHIPGSLLPDVPAAGETVRELGRTLVERCGLRAEHLRTLTDPEDPRALGTALTEVAAEATDVLLLYYVGHGLVSPGNELYLATRATSDPVTGLTYNALSYQAVRDTLSECRARSVVVVLDCCFAGRARGAFGTAATHAFELASFGGTYVLTSASADEQALAPAGARYTAFTGELLALLHDGDRTGLPDLTVEDAYRHLRRVLPARGLPEPHRHLSDRAGELVLAGNPAAGPARVPDRPPGTDHEGPEPPCPYRGLRSFTADDAAYFFGREQLVGEVLRKMSEWSDNGGPVAVVGPSGAGKSSLLHAGLLPAIRRGELRVTGSETWPHLSLVPGEHPLATLAGRFTQDTGVPEEVLAARLREDPGHLSALVRQALTRKDAGTDARKDGTDTRKDGTDAGTGTADGRLLVVVDQFEELFTQCADEAERRAFVEALCSVGGPDGSRPAAAMVVIAVRADFYSDCLAYPQLAPTFREFQVPVVPMTPGELRDAIERPAAVAGYRLEEGLSGLVLRDLRIGADRPEPTESGFLPLLSYALEQTWVHRDGRDLLIQGYEASGGVWHAVTRQADLVHDGLTPGARKAARQLLLRMVHVSEDFEDTRRRVDLAELTAARPEAEAAHVAAALDALAGARLITVDDRTAQIAHEALLRSWPRLRAWIDEDRRGLLIHRQLTDAAREWHRTHDRTVLYGGPRLATARERFADAGHRAALTPAEKSFLARSVRGHRLRRASVVIGVGVLVAALLSGLIAVRQSRLAADRADTIASRQLALLADSLRDGDPATALGLSLAAYGISPTAEAGAGVLHSYVTAAPVTLTGPTDRVFNVAYSGDGRVLAASARDRTVRLWDVSDPRRPVARGVIRTDGTAAVAYRPGGRTLAVQTEHSLTLWDVTDPAGPVATAHRTSPAINPPHIAFSPDGSVLAVADAHGAVHLWDTVSAGRPAPLPDLTAGPADVRAVAFAPRGRTLAVGAAATGAGRGTAKVTLWDIDGHGRAAGSPAATVTADSVESLAFNPQGTLLAAGGAQGAMAVWDTTRTGRPTVRQVQQFSADGAGSVLSISFEPDGKVFLAADTTGSVEQWEEAGDAGPPDIRRIDVFTSFPTALPVYAVAYSPDGSTFTGGGEKGSVGLWSSASAPVLPGFLAAAGSDVPGSGFSADGRLLAVSAGSDPQGRVRVWDVTDPHRPASAHTFPRQWRNANFIGDGRTLITQDGSRTRIALWDMRDPRGSRHLSELAAAGSVTVSNDGRMLAVGTAGRPAVSVFDISDPSRPRPHGEISVRSEDQSSEVHAHFLNDTTMLVWDDAGASLWSAGAVATPRRLDTFQQPAYIGGLAYDDGSRLLAMWDSEGPLTMWNLKDPRHPKGIASGGISAKVQSAGFVGEDTLAVATANDSSITLWDVGDSAAHPQRVGVVTGDGKMAGFSISPDLRTLAGQPAFGGQAHLWDVGNPRHPSDAGTLPDAYAQAGEFSPDGRTLAMTKTILPGGGSGIELTDYKAADAYRYLCSLGPHPISRARWEQVVGRIHAYREPCGD, encoded by the coding sequence ATGGCTCCGCCCGGTCCACCGCACCGGCCGACCGCGCTGAGTTCCACCGGCTCCCGCGCCCTGATCGTGGGTTCGGGCCGCCACATCCCCGGTTCGCTGCTGCCCGACGTCCCGGCTGCCGGGGAGACCGTACGTGAGCTGGGCCGGACCCTGGTGGAACGGTGCGGTCTGCGGGCGGAGCATCTTCGTACCCTCACCGATCCCGAGGACCCGCGCGCCCTGGGTACCGCGCTGACGGAGGTGGCCGCCGAGGCGACCGACGTCCTGCTCCTGTACTACGTCGGCCACGGCCTGGTCAGCCCCGGCAACGAGCTGTATCTGGCGACGCGGGCGACCAGCGACCCGGTGACCGGCCTGACGTACAACGCGCTGTCGTACCAGGCCGTGCGCGACACCCTCAGCGAATGCCGGGCCCGCTCGGTGGTCGTCGTACTCGACTGCTGCTTCGCCGGGCGCGCCCGCGGCGCGTTCGGCACCGCGGCGACCCATGCCTTCGAACTCGCCTCTTTCGGCGGGACCTACGTGCTGACCTCCGCGTCCGCCGACGAGCAGGCCCTGGCGCCGGCCGGGGCGCGGTACACGGCGTTCACCGGAGAACTGCTCGCCCTGCTGCACGACGGCGACCGCACGGGGCTGCCCGATCTGACGGTCGAGGACGCGTACCGGCATCTGCGGCGCGTACTGCCGGCCCGGGGCCTGCCCGAGCCGCACCGGCATCTCAGCGACCGCGCCGGTGAGCTGGTGCTGGCCGGCAACCCCGCGGCCGGCCCGGCGCGCGTACCGGACCGGCCGCCGGGGACGGACCACGAAGGCCCCGAACCGCCCTGCCCCTACCGGGGTTTGCGCTCTTTCACCGCTGACGACGCGGCGTACTTCTTCGGCCGTGAGCAACTGGTCGGTGAGGTGCTGCGGAAGATGTCGGAGTGGTCCGACAACGGCGGCCCGGTCGCGGTCGTGGGACCGTCGGGGGCCGGCAAGTCCTCCCTGCTGCACGCCGGTCTGCTGCCGGCGATCCGGCGCGGCGAACTCCGGGTCACCGGCTCGGAGACCTGGCCGCACCTGTCGCTGGTCCCCGGCGAACACCCCCTGGCCACACTGGCCGGGCGGTTCACCCAGGACACCGGGGTGCCCGAGGAGGTGCTCGCCGCACGGCTGCGCGAGGACCCGGGACACCTCTCCGCGCTGGTCCGGCAGGCACTCACCCGGAAGGACGCGGGGACGGACGCCCGGAAAGACGGGACCGACACCCGGAAAGACGGGACCGACGCCGGAACCGGCACAGCGGACGGCCGACTCCTGGTCGTGGTGGACCAGTTCGAGGAGCTGTTCACCCAGTGCGCCGACGAGGCCGAGCGCCGCGCCTTCGTCGAGGCGCTGTGCTCGGTCGGCGGACCGGACGGATCCCGGCCCGCGGCGGCGATGGTCGTGATCGCCGTCCGCGCCGACTTCTACAGCGACTGCCTGGCCTATCCGCAACTGGCCCCGACCTTCCGGGAGTTCCAGGTCCCGGTGGTGCCGATGACCCCCGGCGAACTGCGGGACGCCATCGAGCGGCCCGCGGCGGTGGCCGGCTACCGGCTGGAGGAGGGCCTGAGCGGCCTCGTGCTGCGCGACCTGCGGATCGGTGCGGACCGGCCCGAGCCCACCGAGTCCGGTTTCCTCCCCCTGCTCTCGTACGCCCTGGAGCAGACATGGGTGCACCGCGACGGCCGTGATCTGCTCATCCAGGGGTATGAGGCGAGCGGCGGGGTGTGGCACGCCGTCACCCGGCAGGCCGACCTCGTCCACGACGGGCTCACCCCTGGCGCCCGCAAGGCCGCCCGGCAGCTGCTCCTGCGCATGGTGCACGTCAGCGAGGACTTCGAGGACACCCGGCGGCGGGTCGACCTGGCCGAACTCACCGCGGCCCGCCCCGAGGCCGAGGCGGCACACGTCGCGGCGGCTCTGGACGCGCTGGCCGGCGCCCGGCTGATCACGGTCGACGACCGCACCGCCCAGATCGCACACGAGGCCCTGCTGCGCTCGTGGCCGCGGCTGCGGGCCTGGATCGACGAGGACCGCCGCGGGCTGCTGATCCACCGTCAGCTCACCGACGCGGCACGCGAGTGGCACCGCACCCACGACCGTACGGTCCTGTACGGCGGCCCGCGGCTGGCCACGGCTCGCGAGCGGTTCGCGGACGCCGGCCACCGCGCGGCGCTGACCCCCGCGGAAAAGTCCTTCCTGGCGCGGAGCGTGCGCGGTCACCGGCTGCGCCGGGCATCGGTCGTGATCGGCGTCGGCGTACTGGTGGCCGCGCTGCTCAGCGGTCTGATCGCGGTGCGGCAGAGCCGGCTGGCGGCCGACCGGGCGGACACCATCGCGTCCCGCCAGCTCGCGCTGCTCGCCGACTCCCTGCGGGACGGCGACCCCGCGACGGCCCTCGGACTGAGCCTGGCCGCCTACGGCATCTCACCCACCGCCGAAGCCGGCGCCGGCGTCCTGCACTCGTACGTGACCGCCGCTCCGGTCACCCTCACCGGACCCACCGACCGGGTCTTCAACGTGGCCTACAGCGGCGACGGCCGCGTCCTCGCCGCCTCCGCCAGGGACCGGACCGTACGGCTGTGGGACGTCTCCGACCCCCGTCGGCCGGTCGCCCGCGGCGTCATCCGCACCGACGGGACCGCGGCGGTCGCCTACCGGCCCGGCGGAAGGACGCTCGCCGTGCAGACGGAGCACTCGCTGACCCTGTGGGACGTGACCGACCCCGCAGGTCCCGTCGCCACGGCGCACCGGACAAGCCCCGCGATCAACCCGCCGCACATCGCCTTCAGCCCGGACGGCTCGGTACTCGCCGTGGCGGACGCGCACGGAGCCGTCCACCTGTGGGACACGGTCTCCGCCGGCCGGCCGGCGCCGCTCCCGGACCTGACGGCGGGCCCGGCGGACGTACGCGCCGTCGCCTTCGCGCCCCGGGGCAGGACGCTCGCCGTCGGCGCCGCGGCGACCGGTGCAGGCCGGGGCACCGCCAAGGTCACTCTGTGGGACATCGACGGTCACGGCCGGGCCGCCGGGAGCCCGGCTGCCACCGTCACGGCCGACTCCGTCGAGAGCCTGGCGTTCAACCCGCAGGGCACCCTGCTCGCGGCGGGCGGAGCGCAGGGGGCGATGGCGGTGTGGGACACCACCAGGACCGGCCGGCCCACCGTCCGGCAGGTGCAGCAGTTCTCGGCGGACGGCGCGGGCTCCGTCCTGTCGATCTCCTTCGAACCGGACGGCAAGGTGTTCCTCGCCGCGGACACCACCGGGTCGGTCGAGCAGTGGGAGGAAGCGGGCGACGCCGGCCCCCCGGACATCCGGCGCATCGACGTCTTCACCAGTTTCCCCACCGCGCTGCCCGTCTACGCGGTCGCCTACAGCCCCGACGGCTCGACCTTCACCGGTGGCGGTGAGAAGGGCTCGGTGGGCCTGTGGAGTTCGGCGAGCGCGCCCGTCCTGCCGGGGTTCCTCGCTGCCGCCGGCTCGGACGTGCCGGGCAGCGGGTTCAGCGCCGACGGGCGGCTGCTCGCCGTCTCGGCGGGGTCCGATCCCCAGGGGAGGGTGCGGGTCTGGGACGTCACGGACCCCCATCGTCCGGCGAGCGCCCACACGTTCCCCCGGCAGTGGCGCAACGCCAACTTCATCGGTGACGGAAGAACGCTGATCACCCAGGACGGGAGCCGGACCAGGATCGCCCTGTGGGACATGCGCGACCCCCGCGGCTCCCGGCACCTGTCGGAACTCGCGGCGGCCGGCTCCGTGACCGTCTCCAACGACGGCCGGATGCTCGCGGTGGGCACCGCCGGCCGTCCGGCGGTGTCCGTCTTCGACATCAGCGACCCGAGCCGGCCCCGGCCGCACGGCGAGATCTCCGTACGGAGCGAGGACCAGAGCTCCGAGGTCCACGCACACTTCCTCAACGACACGACGATGCTGGTCTGGGACGACGCGGGGGCGAGCCTGTGGAGTGCCGGCGCCGTCGCCACGCCCCGGCGGCTGGACACCTTCCAACAGCCGGCGTACATCGGCGGCCTGGCGTACGACGACGGATCGCGTCTGCTGGCGATGTGGGACTCCGAAGGTCCGCTGACGATGTGGAACCTGAAGGATCCCCGGCACCCGAAGGGCATCGCCTCCGGCGGGATCTCGGCGAAGGTGCAGAGCGCGGGATTCGTCGGCGAGGACACGCTGGCGGTGGCGACCGCCAACGACTCCAGCATCACCTTGTGGGACGTCGGTGACTCCGCCGCACACCCCCAGCGCGTCGGAGTGGTCACCGGCGACGGCAAGATGGCGGGTTTCTCGATCAGCCCCGACCTCAGGACGCTGGCCGGGCAGCCGGCCTTCGGCGGGCAGGCCCACCTGTGGGACGTCGGGAACCCGCGGCATCCGTCGGACGCGGGCACACTGCCGGACGCGTACGCGCAGGCGGGGGAGTTCAGCCCCGACGGCCGCACGCTCGCCATGACGAAAACCATCCTGCCCGGCGGTGGAAGCGGGATCGAGCTCACCGACTACAAGGCCGCGGACGCGTACCGCTATCTCTGCTCCCTCGGCCCGCACCCGATCAGCCGGGCCCGCTGGGAGCAGGTGGTGGGCCGGATCCACGCCTACCGGGAGCCGTGCGGCGACTGA
- a CDS encoding LamG-like jellyroll fold domain-containing protein, with protein MSMNGDHASQEPTGQSRRGFLRNTALAGAGAAAAGVGASALGGTPAFAAETAATGAADAAKSGGTGRWSPDPTALQFTLAVMPDTQFLYWGSQDSVNRTPQEESFRYIIDNSGGGTDNIVFMAHLGDLTQDADASSFQQVDKAFALLDSHGAAYSVLAGNHDVTGDDSRGDTPYLQTMGPQRFKHAKTFAGADPTGYNTAHIFQAAGRSWLVLALDWRTTDQGFAWADQVIKSHPKMPVILTSHDIVASPYDDNVFPYESGDPEDNAVLSGYGQTVWDKLINDNDQVFLTLNGHYWPPGRTTKKNAAGNDVHLHITNYQNRYFGGGGMIRLYHFDLVRNTIDVETINPWILAQEPESRNELAAEHARITGPVDNFSIPIDFEQRFSGFIPVPVRPARPAGKELVKGTLAYWRFDGQGAPGTSLSAGQTIRDLSGKGNDLTVVTVPGTAADALTWSDDHHPDQPGHASLKFAGGRNPVHGTYLTTKTKAPLNTETFRSGYTIETFVMLPLDWDAGNNGNASILSRRGSAGAAGKHGKNTDVNEPLAQFAVTNNGREAQFNHYPLNDTYPTTNWGHGMVELKWWHLAVVNDGRYTKLYVEGAPVVDNPNRLSVGLTSLGLPWLVGGHEYAGAIDVIFHGNVGDIRIVNRPLSKGEFLTAK; from the coding sequence ATGTCCATGAACGGTGACCACGCGTCACAAGAGCCGACCGGGCAGAGTCGGCGAGGTTTCCTGCGGAACACGGCGCTGGCCGGTGCGGGAGCGGCAGCGGCGGGAGTCGGCGCATCCGCGCTCGGCGGGACGCCCGCGTTCGCCGCGGAGACCGCCGCCACCGGCGCCGCGGACGCCGCCAAGAGCGGCGGAACCGGCAGGTGGAGCCCGGATCCCACCGCCCTCCAGTTCACCCTCGCGGTCATGCCGGACACCCAGTTCCTCTACTGGGGCAGCCAGGACAGCGTCAACCGGACGCCGCAGGAGGAGTCGTTCCGCTACATCATCGACAACAGCGGGGGCGGCACCGACAACATCGTGTTCATGGCGCACCTCGGTGACCTGACGCAGGACGCCGACGCGTCGTCGTTCCAGCAGGTCGACAAGGCGTTCGCGCTGCTGGACTCGCACGGTGCCGCGTACAGCGTGCTGGCCGGCAACCACGACGTGACCGGCGACGACAGTCGCGGCGACACCCCGTATCTGCAGACCATGGGCCCGCAGCGGTTCAAGCACGCGAAGACGTTCGCCGGAGCGGACCCCACCGGCTACAACACCGCGCACATCTTCCAGGCCGCCGGCCGCTCATGGCTGGTGCTGGCCCTGGACTGGCGGACCACCGACCAGGGCTTCGCATGGGCCGACCAGGTCATCAAGTCCCACCCGAAGATGCCGGTGATCCTCACTTCGCACGACATCGTCGCCTCGCCGTACGATGACAACGTTTTCCCGTACGAGTCCGGCGACCCGGAGGACAACGCCGTGCTCTCCGGTTACGGGCAGACGGTCTGGGACAAACTGATCAACGACAACGACCAGGTCTTCCTGACCCTCAACGGCCACTACTGGCCGCCCGGGCGTACGACCAAGAAGAACGCGGCCGGCAACGACGTGCACCTGCACATCACGAACTACCAGAACCGGTACTTCGGCGGTGGCGGCATGATCCGGCTCTACCACTTCGACCTGGTCCGCAACACCATCGACGTCGAGACCATCAACCCGTGGATCCTGGCCCAGGAGCCCGAGTCCCGCAACGAACTGGCCGCGGAACACGCCCGGATCACCGGCCCGGTCGACAACTTCTCGATCCCGATCGACTTCGAGCAGCGCTTCTCCGGCTTCATCCCGGTTCCGGTCAGGCCCGCCCGGCCGGCCGGCAAGGAACTGGTGAAGGGCACGCTGGCGTACTGGCGCTTCGACGGTCAGGGCGCGCCCGGCACCTCGCTCAGCGCGGGCCAGACGATCCGCGACCTGTCCGGCAAGGGCAACGACCTGACGGTGGTGACCGTGCCGGGCACCGCCGCCGACGCGCTGACCTGGTCCGACGACCACCACCCCGACCAGCCCGGGCACGCCAGCCTGAAGTTCGCCGGCGGCAGGAACCCGGTCCACGGCACGTATCTGACCACCAAGACGAAGGCCCCGCTGAACACCGAGACGTTCAGGAGCGGGTACACGATCGAGACGTTCGTGATGCTGCCGCTGGACTGGGACGCCGGCAACAACGGCAACGCGTCGATTCTCAGCCGGCGGGGCTCGGCCGGGGCAGCGGGCAAGCACGGCAAGAACACCGACGTGAACGAGCCGCTGGCCCAGTTCGCCGTCACGAACAACGGCCGCGAGGCGCAGTTCAACCACTACCCGCTGAACGACACCTACCCGACGACCAACTGGGGTCACGGCATGGTGGAGCTCAAGTGGTGGCACCTGGCGGTGGTCAACGACGGCCGCTACACGAAGCTGTACGTCGAAGGCGCACCGGTCGTCGACAACCCGAACCGGCTCTCGGTCGGCCTCACTTCGCTGGGGCTGCCGTGGCTGGTGGGCGGCCACGAGTACGCGGGCGCCATCGATGTCATCTTCCACGGCAACGTCGGTGACATCCGCATCGTGAACCGTCCGCTGTCCAAGGGCGAGTTCCTGACCGCCAAGTAA
- a CDS encoding DUF2231 domain-containing protein, whose translation MSLTHIDGLPAHILFVHFVVVLVPLTALAAVVCAVQPRYARRLGLVLPLLGLVTLGLVPVTTHAGEWLESRVGDDPLVRKHTELGDGLLPWAIGLFLMTLAVWWLGRRPVRSATAADGSPAGRGWWSSPTVLRTTAVVVAVVVSAGAVVDVYRIGESGAKAAWHGTYDKSASGGRR comes from the coding sequence ATGAGCCTTACGCACATCGACGGTCTGCCGGCGCACATCCTCTTCGTGCACTTCGTGGTGGTGCTGGTGCCGCTGACGGCCCTGGCCGCGGTGGTCTGCGCGGTCCAGCCCCGGTACGCCCGGCGCCTGGGGCTGGTGCTTCCACTGCTGGGGCTGGTGACACTGGGCCTGGTCCCCGTCACCACCCACGCCGGGGAGTGGCTGGAGTCCCGGGTCGGCGACGACCCGCTGGTGCGCAAGCACACGGAGCTGGGCGACGGTCTGCTGCCCTGGGCGATCGGTCTGTTCCTGATGACGCTCGCGGTCTGGTGGCTGGGCCGTCGTCCGGTGCGGTCCGCGACGGCGGCAGACGGATCCCCGGCCGGCCGCGGCTGGTGGAGCTCGCCGACCGTGCTGCGCACGACGGCCGTGGTCGTGGCCGTCGTCGTCTCCGCCGGCGCCGTGGTGGATGTCTACCGCATCGGTGAGTCCGGCGCGAAGGCGGCCTGGCACGGCACCTACGACAAGTCCGCGAGCGGCGGGCGCCGCTGA